The DNA sequence TTGCCCTCGTGCGGGTGGTTGATCCCGCCCGCCTCGTGCGGCGGCGTGAGGGTGTAGAGCCGGGAGTGCCACATGCCCGCGCCCCGGACCGTCACGTCACGGATGCCGACCTGGTTCCACTGGCCCCGGTCGAGCGGGTCGTCCGTGAGGATCTTCTGCTCCTGGCGCCACTGCCCGGCCGGAATCCACACGCAGCCGATCTCACCGCTCTGGTTCGCCGTCACCGCGCGCTGGATCGCGGCCGTGTCGTCGATCCCGTCGTTCGCCACCGCGCCGTAGGCCGTGATGGACACGCACCCCGAGGGCTGCGACGAGGGCGCCGCCACCTGCTCCAGGTCGATCAGGTCGATGACGTGGAAGGCGGCGTTGTCGCTCGCGTCCCGCTGGAGACGGAACTTCGTTCCCGCCGGGTAGGTCCGCGTGAGCAGGGCGTGGGACTCGTCGAACAGCCGTCGGGCGTCGCCGCCGGGGATGTTGGTGAGCCCTTCGGGGCTGTCGGTGTTCCCGTACAGCCAGCTGTGCTTCGAGGAGAGGTCGAGCTTGCGGACGAACTCGCCGTCGGCGTACAGGCTGATGGTCGTCTCCCGGCCGCCACCGCCCGGCGCGTCCGGAACGGAGTTGCGTACGACGACGGAGTTCGACGGGGCGGTCGAGGTGAACTCCACGAACTCACCGGTGGCGTCGAGCCGCACCGACTCGCGGCCGGAGGACTCGGTGGCGAAGTTGGTGTGCCCGAAGGTGCGCTCGGCGTCGGACCGCAGCAGCGTGCCCCGGTAAGCGGCCTTCTCCGCCTCCAGTTCGGTGTACGGCACGGCCGCGCCGCGTCCGACCACGAGGGAACGGGCGAAGACGTTGTTGGTCTCGTTGGTCTCCGCCACCTGGTTCGTGGCATCGGCGGTGGCGGTCAGCGTCGCGCCGCCGCTCGCCGCCGTCCAGTTGCCGTCGATCGTGACGTTCGCGGTCGCGCCCGCGGCGATGGCCGGTGTGGTGCCGTTGAGCGTGGTGGAACCGACGGTCAGGCGGGTGACGGTGCCCGCGTTCACCGCGCTGGTGCCGCGGTTGCGCACCGTCACGGCGAAGGTGACCGCCGCGCCGACGGCCGGGTCGGCCGGGCTGGAGGCGATGGAGCGGACCTCCAGGTCGGGGCCGGGGCTCTGTCCGACCACCAGCGGGGAGGCGGTGGTCCGGCTGTTGTTGGCGTTGTCCGACTCGACGACCGTGTCGGTCGGGTCCACCAGCGCCGAGACGGTGTACGAGCCCTGCGGCCGCTTGCCGACCCCGACCGAGACCGGGGCCGAGGCTCCCGCGGCGAGCGGACCGACCGGCGCGCTGCCCACGGCCACGCCGCCCAGGCTCACGTTGACGGTCGTCGCGGGGGAGGGGGCCGAACCGGTGTTGCGGACGGTCCCGTCGATGGTGATGTCGTCCGTCTCGGACGGGGACGAGGGGCTCCAGGACAGAGCGCTCACGGTGAGGTCCGGGTGGGGCGCGGCCGTCCCCCGGACCTGGATCTCGCCGATCTGCGCGCCGGGCGCCCCGGTGTTCGCGAAGAACCTGAGCTGGAGGTCGGCGACCCGGCCGGCCACCGGGATGGTCACCGTGTTCTGGTTGCCGGCCGGGTGGAACGCGTAGCCGGCGCGGGCCCGGAGCGAGGTGAACGCGGTGCCGTCCTGGGTCCGTCCGAGCACCTGGATGTCCTGGGTCCGGCTGCCCCAGATCGGATCGGGATTGAGCTTGACCACCACGGACTCCAGGTCCGCGTCGGCGCCGAGCTTCACCGTGAGGTCGGCCGGCAGCCCGTTCGACTCCCAGTAGCTGTTGACGTTGCCGTCGTTGGCGTTGGCGGCGGAGAACCCACCGTGCGACCCGCTGGCGACGACGGGTTTGCCCCGGGCCAGATCGGTGGCCTCAGCCGCGCTCGCGGTCACGGGCAGGAGCCCGACGGAGACCATTGCGGCTATCAGCAGCCCGGTGATCGACGGTCCGAAGAGTCGTTTCCATCTCATGATGCCCTCTGCTTCCACAATATTTGAGCCGACAAGTCAATCTTTTGCGGTGAGAGGTTCATAGATTTCTGCTCAGCTTCTGCTTTGTCAACGGTCTTCGCATGGCCATGTCATTCGGATGCCTTGGTTGACGCTGCGTCAGATCGGTGATGCGGTGGGCCCGTTCAGGCCCCCGCGGCTCCTCTGGCCAGCAGCAGCGCGAGATCCACCGCCGCCACGGCCACCGCTCCCGCCAGGGCGGCCTTGCGCCACCGGCGGCCGAGCGCCGGACCCGCGAGCGACGCCGCACCGGCCAGGACGAGCGCCGTCGCACCCCCGGTGCCCACCGGCCCCGGCGGCCCGAACGCCAGCACGGCCGTGGCGCCGAGCAGCGGCACCGGCAGCAGCAGCCGGGTCCCCCTGACGCCCAGCCGGTGCGGGAGCCCCCGGACCCCGGCCGCCCGGTCCGCCGCGATGTCCGGGAGCGTGTCGGCCAGATGCGCCGCGAACCCGAGCAGGGACCCGGCCGCCACCACCCACCACCGCGGCCACGGCCCGCCGGGCAGGGAGAGGGCGACGGCTGCGGGCAGGGCGCCGAACCCGGCCACGTACGGCAGCCAGGACAGGACGGTCGCCTTGAGCCACAGGTTGTAGAGCCAGGCGGCGGTGACCGCGGCGAGATGCGCCGTACCGGCGAGCGCCCCGCAGGCCAGCGAGAGCGGCACACACAGGGCGGCCGCGACCACCGCCGCCGCCCACACCGCACGCGCCCCGACCGTGCCGTCGGCCGCGGGCTTCCCCCGGCGGCCCGCGTCGGCGTCACGCCGCGCGTCGTACGCGTCGTTGCACCAGCCCACCGAGAGCTGGCCGGTCAGCACCGCCGCCGTGACCAGCGCGGAGCGGGTGCCGCCGAGGCCGGAGCCGAGGGCGAGGGCGCAGGCGAGCGCGGTCACCGCGAGCGCCGGTCCCGGGTGGCACGCCAGCGCGAGCCCCGTGACCCGGCCGCGCCGCCCCGCACCGGTCGGGCCCGCGCCCGCCGGCCCCGACTCGGCCGGCTCCGCCCCGGCCGGCTCGGCGTAGGCCGGCCCCGCTCCGGCCGGGCTCACCCTGTCCACGGCGTCCATCCGGCGATCGTAGGGGCCTGGCGCCCCGTCAATGCGGCGACCGGGCGGGTCTTTTACGCCGATTCATTACCTTTTGTGGGCAGGATGGGGCCATGACGCCACCGAAGCAGGAGGCAGGATGACCCGCATCGCCGCGGTTCACGGGGCACTGCCGCCCCACCGCCACACCCAGCGCGAGGTCACCGAGATGGTGGCCCGCACCTGCCTGCCGCCCGAAGCCGACCGCCGTGTCCTGGACCGGCTCCACGAGAACGCCCGGGTCCGCACCCGACGCACCGTGCTCCCCCTGGACGGCTACCGCGACCTCGACGGCTTCGGCGCGTCCAACGACGTGTTCATCCGGTCCGCGGTCGACCTCGGCGCCCAGGCCGTACGCGGTGCGCTGCGGGCGGCGGGGCTGCGGCCCACCGATGTGGACCTGCTGATGTTCACCTCGGTCACCGGCATCGCCGCCCCCTCCGTAGACGCCCGGCTCGTGGCCCGCCTGGGGATGCGCTCGGACGTCAAACGGCTGCCCCTCTTCGGCCTCGGCTGCGTCGCCGGAGCCGCCGGGACGGCCCGGTTGCACGACTATCTCCTCGGCCGCCCCGACGACGTGGCCGTGCTCCTGTCGGTCGAGCTCTGCTCGCTCACCTTCCAGCGCCACGACGCGTCGCCCGCCAACCTGGTGGCGACCGCGCTGTTCGGCGACGGAGCGGCCGCCGTGGTCGCCCTCGGCGGCCGCCGGGCCGTCTCCGGGCCCGAGATCGTGGCCACCCGCAGCCGGATGTACCCGGACACCGAGCACGTCATGGGCTGGGACATCGGCAGCACCGGCTTCACGGTGGTCCTCGACCCGGCGGTGCCCGAGGTCGTACGGCGCTATCTCGCCGACGACGTAAGGGAGTTCCTCGACGAGCACGGACTCAAGCCGAAGGACGTCGCCCACTGGGTGTGCCACCCGGGCGGCCCCAAGGTGCTGGAGACCGTCATCGAGGTCCTCGATCTGCCCGACGGCGCGCTCGACGTCACCTGGCGCTCGCTGGCCGACGTCGGCAACCTGTCCTCGTCCTCGGTCCTGCACGTCCTGCGGGACACCATCGAACAGCGCCGGCCGGAGCCGGGCACCCCCGGCCTGCTGCTGGCCATGGGCCCGGGATTCTGCTGCGAACTGGTGCTGCTGCGCTGGTAGGAAGGAGAGACCCCCATGACCTCGACCACCTGGTACACCCTCCTGGTGCTGGCCGTCGCGGCCGAGCGCCTCGCCGAACTCGTCGTGGCCCGCCGCAACACCCGCTGGAGCCTCGCCCGGGGCGGCGTCGAATCGGGTCGCGGGCACTATCCGGCGATGGTCGCGCTGCACACCGGGCTGCTGGCCGGCTGCCTGGCGGAGGCCGGGTTCGCCGAACGTCCCTTCCCGCCCGTCCTCGGCTGGACGATGGCCGCCGTCGTCGTGGCCGCGCAAGCGCTGCGCTGGTGGTGCATCCGCGCGCTCGGCCCCCGCTGGAACACCCGCGTCATCGTCGTTCCCGGCCTCCCCCGGGTCGCCGGCGGCCCCTACCGGTGGATGGGCCACCCGAACTACGTCGCCGTCGCCGCCGAAGGCCTCGCGCTGCCCCTGGTCCACGGGGCGTGGGCGACCGCCCTCGTGTTCACCGTGCTCAACGCCGCGCTCATGGCCGTGCGGATCCGGTGCGAGGACGGGGCGCTCGCCCGCCTCCCGGCCGCGGACGCGCGCGCGTGATCGACGTCCTGGTCGTGGGCGGCGGACCGGCCGGACTGGCCGCCGCGATCCGGGCCGCCTCGGCGGGCCTGGAGGCGGTGGTGGTCGAGCCGCGCACCGCCCCCGTCGACAAGGCGTGCGGCGAGGGCATCATGCCCGGCGGCGTCGCGGCCCTGCGCGACCTCGGCGTCCGGGTCACCGGCCACGAACTGCGCGGCATCCGCTACACCGACGGCCGGCGCAGCGCGGAGGCGGCCTTCCGGGGCGGCCCCGGCGCGGGCGTCCGCCGCACCGAACTCCACGCCGCCCTGCACGAGCGGGCCGCGGCCCTGGGCGTACGCGTCGTCGGCGCGAAGGCGGGGGAGATCCGGCAGGACGAGGGCACCGTCACCGCCGCCGGACTCACCGCGCGCTGGCTCATCGCCGCCGACGGGCTCCACTCGCCGCTGCGCCGCGCCCTGGGCCTCGACCGGCCCGTCGCCGGGCCCGGACGCTACGGTCTGCGCCGCCACTACCCGCTCGCCCCGTGGACGGACCACGTCGAGGTGCACTGGTCCCGGCACGGCGAGGCATACGTGACCCCGGTCGGTGAGCGCCTGGTGGGGGTGGCGGTCCTGAGCCGCGAGCGTCGCCCCTACGACCGGCATCTGGCCGCCTTCCCCGCTCTCGCGGCCAGGCTAGCGGGCCACCCCGGGGCCACCCCCGTACGCGGGGCCGGTCCGCTGCGTCAGCGGGCGCTGGGCCGGCGGGCCGGGCGCGTCCTGCTGGTCGGCGACGCCGCGGGGTACGTGGACGCCCTGACCGGAGAGGGCATCGCCCTCGCGGTCGCCACCGCGACGGCCGCGGTCGACTGCCTGGCCACCGGTCGCCCCGAGGACTACCCGCGCCGGTGGGTACGGGTCACCCGACGCTACCGCCTGCTCACCGCGGCCCTGCTGGCCGCCGCGGGCCACCCGTCCTCGGGGCGGCTGATCGTCGCCGCGGCCCACCGGGCTCCCGCCGTCTTCCGTACCGCGGTCCACGCGCTCCAGTGAACCAGGCCGCCCGCGCGGGCGGCCGGCCGCCCGAATGGCGGGGCTCCGGGTTCCGGCATAACGTCGGTCGGGTGAACGCCCGCGTTCACCCGACCGACGCGGAGACCGGCAGCCCCCACCGGGCGCACCGCCCTCGGCACGAGAGACGAACTACACCATGACGGGCTCCCACGCGACACCCGCCGACACGGCCACCTCCGATCGGCACCGCGGCGGACTGGCACTGCTGGTCATCGCCTCGTGCCAGCTGATGGTGGTGCTCGACGTCACCATCGTCAACATCGCGCTTCCGCACATGCAGAAGGACCTGGGGTTCTCCACCGAGAACCTCTCCTGGGTCGTCAACGCGTACACGCTGACGTTCGGCGGCCTCCTGCTGCTCGGCGGACGCCTCGGTGACATCCTCGGCCGCCGCCGGGTCTTCGTCTTCGGCGTGCTGCTCTTCGTCTTCGCCTCGCTGCTCGGCGGACTGTCCCAGGAGGGCTGGCAGTTGCTGGCCGCCCGCTCGCTCCAGGGCGTCGGCGGCGCGATCGCCTCGCCCACCGCTCTGTCGCTGATCACCACCACCTTTCGCGAGGGACCCGAACGCAACCGCGCGTTCGGGGTGTTCGCGGCCGTCTCGGCGGGCGGCAGCGCGATCGGACTGCTCGCCGGCGGGCTGCTGGTGGAGTGGCTGGACTGGCGCTGGGTCCTGTTCGTCAACGTCCCGATCGGCCTGCTGATCGCGTTCGCGACCCCCCGCTACATCCCCGAGTCCGAACGCCGTCCGGGCCACTTCGACATCGCCGGGGCGCTCACGTCGACGGTCGGCATGGTGCTGCTCGTCTACGGTTTCATCCGCGCCTCCGAGGACGGCTGGACCGACGCGATCACCCTCGGCTCGTTCGCGGTGGCCGTGGTGCTCCTCGCGGTGTTCATCACGGTCGAACGTGGCTCGAAACAGCCCATCACGCCTCTGAGGATGTTCCGCGACCGCAATCGCGCCGGCTCCTACGCGATGATGCTCAGCCTCGCCGCGGCGATGTTCGGGATGTTCTTCTTCCTGACGCTCTTCGTGCAGAACGTCCTCGCCTTCAGCCCGCTGCGGGCCGGCCTCGCCTTCCTGCCGGTGAGCGCCGTCATCGCGGTCAGCGCCGGCCTGGCCTCCCAGCTGCTGCCCAAGTGGGGTCCCAAACCCTTCATGGTGGTGGGCGCCCTCCTGGCCGCCGTCGGTCTCGGCTGGCTGACGCTGACCGACGTCCACAGTTCGTACCTGGGCTCGATCCTCGGTCCGATGCTCGTGTTCGGCTTCGGCATGGGCATGCAGTTCGTGTCGCTGACCCTGATGGCGGTCTCGGGCGTCGCCCCGAAGGAGGCGGGCGCCGCCTCCGGCATCCTCAACGCCACCCAGCAGGTCGGCGGGTCCCTGGGACTGTCGATCCTCGTCACGACGTTCGGCACGGCCAGCCGCAACGAGGCGACCGACCAGGTGCCGAGATTCCTCCGGGAGGGCACGCCCGCCCAGCTGCTGGAGTTCCGCAGGACCGGTGAGCTGCCACCGCCCTGGGGACACGAGGTGCTCGCCTCGGGCGTCTCCAGTGCCTTCGTCGTCGCGGCCTGCTTCGCCGTGGTCGCCGCCCTGGTCGCCCTGTTCGTCATCCAGGTCAGGCCCGCCGACCTGGCCCGCCTCCAGGGCGGTGCGGCACCGCTCGCCGCCGAGGGAACGGGCGACGCCGCAACGGACACGGCAGGGCCGGGCACGGACGCTTCCCGGCACGGCGTGGACAAGTCACGGCCCGGCACGGACCATTCACAGCCCGGCATCGATGAGCCACGGCCCGAGCAGGGCCCCGAGCGGCCCGCGAAAGAGAGCTGACCCATGGACTGGACCCTCGAAGTGATCGTGCTTCCCGTCACCGACATCGACCGGGCCCGGGACTTCTACCGGGACAAGCTCGGCTTCCACGTCGACATCGACGCCGAGGTGATGCCGGGCGCCCGCGTCGTCCAGCTGACGCCGCCCGGATCCGGCTGCTCGATCGCCCTCACCGACGGCCTGCCCAACCCGACCGGAACCCCGCGACCGGGCACGTACCACGGCCTCCAGCTGTGCGTCACCGACATCACCGCCGCACACGCCGAACTCGTCGGCCGGGGCGTCGAGGTCTCCGAGCCGCAGCGGTACGCTCCCGACGACGGGGCGACCTTCATGTACTTCACCGATCCGGACGGCAACGGCTGGGCGGTGCAGGAGTACCGCCGCCGGGAGACCGAACCCCTGCACAAGGTCCTCGCCGACCTGGCCGCGAGCAACGCGGGGGACACGGTGGGGTGAACCGGATGCGGAGGTGGCTCGTGCCGCGTCCGGTCCACCAGAATGCTCCCCGTATCGAGTGCAGAGATCCGTCAGCGCAAGGGAGCGGCATCCAATGGCCGGCAACGCAGACATGGTGGCCTTCGTCCGGGCGCGGCTCGCCGACGAGGAACACGTCGCACTGGCCGCCGGCGGGGACCGATGGCGGTGCCCGGCCGATGTGCCGGGCGAGGTCCACGACCGCACCGGCGGGGTGGCGTTCACCGTACGGGGCCGGGGCTTCGACCAGCACATCGCCCTCCAGAACCCCGCGCGGACCCTGGAGCGCATCGAGACGAGCCGGGTCATGCTCGGCGAGTACGTCGAGGTGGCCGACCTGGACACCGACCGCCCGGCCGAGGACTTCCGCTCCGGCCGCGCGGTGGGCCTCGGCTTCGCCGTACGGCAGCTGGCCGCCGAGTACGCGGGCCACCCCGACTACCAGGCGCGCTGGCTGCCCCGGTTCATCCAGTAGCACCCGGGCTCCGCCTGCCGGACCACGCGTGCGCGGGGCGGGGCCGCGGCTGCTCCGGCGGCTGCCGGCGCGCTGAGGAGGCGTCGGCAGCAGCGGGTCGACAGGCCCTGAACGGACCGTAGTCGGTGTGGTACGAGCCGGTGACCGTGAAGGTGATCCACACCAAATTGGCGTTGCTCTCTGGTGAGGAGTGATCCCGCCGTGTAGCGTCGCCGGAAGATGTCGTGGTTCGCAGTACCTGCCCGCGCCTGGCGCGGGCGTTTTGCTGTGCAGTGCCTGAGAACCAGGGCGATCACCTCCGGGTCCGCGCGGTGCGGATCCGTTTACTGCTGAGAGGTACGGGCATGGCCAGCGGAACCGTCAAGTGGTTCAACTCGGAAAAGGGCTTCGGCTTCATCGCGCAGGACGGCGGCGGTCCCGACGTCTTCGCGCACTACTCCAACATCAACTCCACCGGCTTCCGTGAGCTTCAGGAAGGCCAGGCGGTGACCTTCGACATCACCCAGGGCCAGAAGGGCCCGCAGGCGGAGAACATCACCACCGCCTGATCCGGGTTCGACCGGCTCTGGAGCCCCGGAACGCGATCGCGTTCCGGGGCTCCAGAGCGTTCCGGGCCGATTCCCGACAGGGGCTGTCCGGTTGGGGCGGCGGGTGCCGGGTACGCGGTGGCTCTCGCACCGATCGTTCCGGAACCTCCGGAAGGTCCGGGCGGGAATGGAGGGCGACCCATGCTGAAGGCCATCGCAGACGTACTCCGCTCCATCGGCGGAGCCATCGCCACCGTGGTCACGCTGCCCTTCCGGGCACTGGCCAGGCTGTTCGGCGGCGCGTCGAGCAGCGCGCGCGGCCACCACTGAACGCACGGGTGTGTGCCCCGGACCGGAGAGGGCCGGGGCACACACCCGTGCGTTCAGTGGTGGGCCGTCCGGATTCGCGCCCACCGGGCCGGTGGGACCGGGGGCTAGCCCGTCGACTCGTCCGGGGTCGGGTGCTTGTCGGGATGCGCGCCCGCGTTGCGCGGGACCTCCCGGCCTGCGCCGGCCTCGTCCGGCTCGGGATGCCCGGCTCCGCGCGCCACCCGGTCCGGGACCGGTATGTCGAGCGCGTCCTCGCCCTCCTGCGTCTGCTGGTCCTGCATGTCCGCCGGAACGGGGGGCGGGCTGCCGGAAGCCCCGGTGTAGGCGGTGCCTTCCGGCCTGCGGTCGGTCATGTGAGCTTCCTTCCGTACTGCCCCGGTGCGACCGGGGAACGAGTGATGTGCCCTGGTGGGTACCCCCTGGCGGGCGAAGCACTCCCTGGATCCGACGAGGACCCGGACACAGGGCCCGCACGCATGCCGAGGGGCGGAGAAGATGCGGAGGCCAGGCCGCCCGGCCATATTGGAGCTCCGGCGACCGGCCGGGGCGCGTCGCCCGGTACGCGGGGGACGATGCGACGCCCCGGTGTGTGTGGCTCGCCTGTGGGCGGGTACCCGGGGCGGTGCCCCACCCGGGCACAGGACGCCACCCGACGAATCCGGCGGAAGGATGACCCGCATGCTGATGGCCCACCCCACGGTGCTGTGCAACCTGGTCGAGCAGTACGAGGCACTGCGTGTGC is a window from the Streptomyces sp. MMBL 11-1 genome containing:
- a CDS encoding CARDB domain-containing protein, encoding MRWKRLFGPSITGLLIAAMVSVGLLPVTASAAEATDLARGKPVVASGSHGGFSAANANDGNVNSYWESNGLPADLTVKLGADADLESVVVKLNPDPIWGSRTQDIQVLGRTQDGTAFTSLRARAGYAFHPAGNQNTVTIPVAGRVADLQLRFFANTGAPGAQIGEIQVRGTAAPHPDLTVSALSWSPSSPSETDDITIDGTVRNTGSAPSPATTVNVSLGGVAVGSAPVGPLAAGASAPVSVGVGKRPQGSYTVSALVDPTDTVVESDNANNSRTTASPLVVGQSPGPDLEVRSIASSPADPAVGAAVTFAVTVRNRGTSAVNAGTVTRLTVGSTTLNGTTPAIAAGATANVTIDGNWTAASGGATLTATADATNQVAETNETNNVFARSLVVGRGAAVPYTELEAEKAAYRGTLLRSDAERTFGHTNFATESSGRESVRLDATGEFVEFTSTAPSNSVVVRNSVPDAPGGGGRETTISLYADGEFVRKLDLSSKHSWLYGNTDSPEGLTNIPGGDARRLFDESHALLTRTYPAGTKFRLQRDASDNAAFHVIDLIDLEQVAAPSSQPSGCVSITAYGAVANDGIDDTAAIQRAVTANQSGEIGCVWIPAGQWRQEQKILTDDPLDRGQWNQVGIRDVTVRGAGMWHSRLYTLTPPHEAGGINHPHEGNFGFDIDDNTQISDIAIFGSGTIRGGDGNHEGGVALNGRFGKNTKISNVWIEHANVGVWAGRDYTNIQELWNPGDGVEFTGMRIRNTYADGINLANGTRNSTVHNSSFRNTGDDALAVWSSKYVKDQSVDIGHDNSFRNNTIQLPWRANGIAIYGGYDNTIENNLISDTMNYPAIMLATDHDPLPFSGRTLIANNGLHRTGGAFWNEDQEFGAITLFPQNLPIPGVTIRDTDIVDSTYDGIQFKTGGGLMPDVRIENVRIDKSNNGSGILAMGGARGNATLTDVTITDSRDGHVLIEPGSQFSVSGAPNGARAER
- a CDS encoding UbiA family prenyltransferase, giving the protein MDAVDRVSPAGAGPAYAEPAGAEPAESGPAGAGPTGAGRRGRVTGLALACHPGPALAVTALACALALGSGLGGTRSALVTAAVLTGQLSVGWCNDAYDARRDADAGRRGKPAADGTVGARAVWAAAVVAAALCVPLSLACGALAGTAHLAAVTAAWLYNLWLKATVLSWLPYVAGFGALPAAVALSLPGGPWPRWWVVAAGSLLGFAAHLADTLPDIAADRAAGVRGLPHRLGVRGTRLLLPVPLLGATAVLAFGPPGPVGTGGATALVLAGAASLAGPALGRRWRKAALAGAVAVAAVDLALLLARGAAGA
- a CDS encoding type III polyketide synthase — encoded protein: MTRIAAVHGALPPHRHTQREVTEMVARTCLPPEADRRVLDRLHENARVRTRRTVLPLDGYRDLDGFGASNDVFIRSAVDLGAQAVRGALRAAGLRPTDVDLLMFTSVTGIAAPSVDARLVARLGMRSDVKRLPLFGLGCVAGAAGTARLHDYLLGRPDDVAVLLSVELCSLTFQRHDASPANLVATALFGDGAAAVVALGGRRAVSGPEIVATRSRMYPDTEHVMGWDIGSTGFTVVLDPAVPEVVRRYLADDVREFLDEHGLKPKDVAHWVCHPGGPKVLETVIEVLDLPDGALDVTWRSLADVGNLSSSSVLHVLRDTIEQRRPEPGTPGLLLAMGPGFCCELVLLRW
- a CDS encoding isoprenylcysteine carboxyl methyltransferase family protein translates to MTSTTWYTLLVLAVAAERLAELVVARRNTRWSLARGGVESGRGHYPAMVALHTGLLAGCLAEAGFAERPFPPVLGWTMAAVVVAAQALRWWCIRALGPRWNTRVIVVPGLPRVAGGPYRWMGHPNYVAVAAEGLALPLVHGAWATALVFTVLNAALMAVRIRCEDGALARLPAADARA
- a CDS encoding FAD-dependent monooxygenase → MIDVLVVGGGPAGLAAAIRAASAGLEAVVVEPRTAPVDKACGEGIMPGGVAALRDLGVRVTGHELRGIRYTDGRRSAEAAFRGGPGAGVRRTELHAALHERAAALGVRVVGAKAGEIRQDEGTVTAAGLTARWLIAADGLHSPLRRALGLDRPVAGPGRYGLRRHYPLAPWTDHVEVHWSRHGEAYVTPVGERLVGVAVLSRERRPYDRHLAAFPALAARLAGHPGATPVRGAGPLRQRALGRRAGRVLLVGDAAGYVDALTGEGIALAVATATAAVDCLATGRPEDYPRRWVRVTRRYRLLTAALLAAAGHPSSGRLIVAAAHRAPAVFRTAVHALQ
- a CDS encoding MFS transporter, producing MTGSHATPADTATSDRHRGGLALLVIASCQLMVVLDVTIVNIALPHMQKDLGFSTENLSWVVNAYTLTFGGLLLLGGRLGDILGRRRVFVFGVLLFVFASLLGGLSQEGWQLLAARSLQGVGGAIASPTALSLITTTFREGPERNRAFGVFAAVSAGGSAIGLLAGGLLVEWLDWRWVLFVNVPIGLLIAFATPRYIPESERRPGHFDIAGALTSTVGMVLLVYGFIRASEDGWTDAITLGSFAVAVVLLAVFITVERGSKQPITPLRMFRDRNRAGSYAMMLSLAAAMFGMFFFLTLFVQNVLAFSPLRAGLAFLPVSAVIAVSAGLASQLLPKWGPKPFMVVGALLAAVGLGWLTLTDVHSSYLGSILGPMLVFGFGMGMQFVSLTLMAVSGVAPKEAGAASGILNATQQVGGSLGLSILVTTFGTASRNEATDQVPRFLREGTPAQLLEFRRTGELPPPWGHEVLASGVSSAFVVAACFAVVAALVALFVIQVRPADLARLQGGAAPLAAEGTGDAATDTAGPGTDASRHGVDKSRPGTDHSQPGIDEPRPEQGPERPAKES
- a CDS encoding VOC family protein, producing the protein MDWTLEVIVLPVTDIDRARDFYRDKLGFHVDIDAEVMPGARVVQLTPPGSGCSIALTDGLPNPTGTPRPGTYHGLQLCVTDITAAHAELVGRGVEVSEPQRYAPDDGATFMYFTDPDGNGWAVQEYRRRETEPLHKVLADLAASNAGDTVG
- a CDS encoding DUF6221 family protein: MAGNADMVAFVRARLADEEHVALAAGGDRWRCPADVPGEVHDRTGGVAFTVRGRGFDQHIALQNPARTLERIETSRVMLGEYVEVADLDTDRPAEDFRSGRAVGLGFAVRQLAAEYAGHPDYQARWLPRFIQ
- a CDS encoding cold-shock protein; translation: MASGTVKWFNSEKGFGFIAQDGGGPDVFAHYSNINSTGFRELQEGQAVTFDITQGQKGPQAENITTA
- a CDS encoding LPFR motif small protein, translated to MLKAIADVLRSIGGAIATVVTLPFRALARLFGGASSSARGHH